Genomic DNA from Brenneria izadpanahii:
AGCGGCGTATTCATAGCAGCCCCTCTATCTCTTCGGCGCGCCAGCAGCGCACCCGCTGCGATGATCGTTCGGACAAGGCGCGTAAAGCGGGACGCTGTTCCCGGCAGCGCGCCTGCGCATAGGGACAGCGATCGGCGAAACCGCAGCCGGTTATCGCCACGGACAGCGCCGGCACCGTACCGCGGATTTCCGGCAGTTCGGTTTTGCGCGCGCGATCCAGCCGGGGCACCGACTGCAACAGGGCGCGGGTATAAGGATGGCGCGGATTATCAAACAGCGTGATGATATCGGCCTCTTCCACCACCTCGCCGAGATACATCACCAGTACCCGCTGGCACAGCTGCGCCACCACCGACAGATCGTGCGTTATCAGGATGATCCCCATCCCGTTGTCCGCTTTGACCTTTTCCAGCAGCGCCAGGATCTGCGCCTGAATGGTGACATCCAACGCGGTGGTCGGCTCATCGGCGATCAGCAGCGAAGGACGGCTGGCGATCGCCATCGCAATCATTACGCGCTGACGCATGCCGCCGGATATTTCATGGGGATAGGCCGCCGCACAGCGCCGCGCATCCTCAATGCCCACCTGATGCAGCAGGTTCAGCACTTCGGCCTGCCGCTGCCTGCGCGTCAAGGGCGTGTGCAGCCGCAGACTCTCCTCGATTTGAAAACCCACGCTAAAAACCGGGTTCAGGCTGGAAAGCGGATCCTGAAAAATCATCGCCATCCGGCTGCCGCGCCAGCGCTGCAACTCGCCGGGCGACAGATTGCGCAGCGCCTGACCGTTAAACGTCATCTCGCCGCTGACATGACTGTAGCGCGGCGGCAATAACCCCATCAGCGCCTGGGCCGTCACGCTTTTGCCGCAGCCCGACTCGCCGATAATCCCCAGCGTTTCATGCTGTTTCACCGCAAACGAAACGCCGCGCACCGGCGCCACCACGCCCTGCCCGGTGGCGAACTTTACCTGTAACTCATTAACCGCGAGTAACGTTGCCGGCTGACTGTGGTTACTCATCGGCCCGACGCCTCGGCTTTCAGTTGGCGCAGCAGACGGCGCGTTAAGGGTTGAAGCCCGCGATCGGAGCCGTCGCGCAGCGCATCGCCGACGATATTCAGCGCCAGAATCAATAATACGATGGCGATGCCGGGGAAAAAGGTCATCCACCAGGCGGTAAAAATCACCTTTTTCCCCTCCAGCAGCAGATTGCCTAAACTGGGCATCGGCGCCGGGATGCCGGAACCCAGAAAGCTCAACGCCGCTTCGGTAAGTATGGCGACGGAGAAGATCCAGCTCACCTGTACGATTAACGGCGAAATAACATTCGGCAGCAGGTGCAGCCAGATGATGCGCGCGCCGGTCGCGCCCTGCGCGCGCAACGCCTCAATGTAATTCTTCTCTTTGATCACCAGCGCGGCGGCGCGGATAACGCGCGCCACGGAAGGGACATACACCAGCGACAGCGCCAGCACCACATTCGAGATGTTCGGTCCAAGGATACCGACGATGGCGATAGCCAGCAGCAGCGAGGGAAACGCGAATAGTCCGTCGCAGATGCGCATCAGTATCAGATCCAGCCAGCGATACCAGGCGCACAGCAACCCTATCGCCGTGCCGATGGCGCCCGCCGCCAGCGCCACCGCCGCGCCGACCGAGAGCGAAATGCGCACGGCCAGCGCCACGCGTACAAACAGATCGCGGCCGAAGTTATCGGTGCCGAACCAGTGGACGGCGTCAGGAGGCTTGAGGCGGGTTAGCGGACTGATGGAGTAAGGGTCGAACGGACTGACCCATACGCCTGACAACGAGAACAGCACGATGATGAATAGCAACGCGCCCCCCGCCGCAAACCGCCGCTGACTGAAAAAGTTTTTCATGACGCGTTCCCCGTAACGGAAAGGCGGGGATCGATCAGATAGCTGAGGATATCGACCGCCAGATTAATCAACACATAGCTGACGGTAATCAGCAGCACCGCGCCTTGAATAACCGTGAAATCGCGTCGTTCGATGGAATCGACCACCAGCGAACCGACGCCCGGAATGCCGAACACGCTTTCAATCACAATCGCGCCGGTCACCAGCGAACCGAACGACTCGCCGCAGATGGTCAGCACCGGCAACAGCCCGTTCTTCAACGTGTGGCGCAGCAGTACGGCCGATTCCGGCACCCCTTTGGCGCGGGCGGTTTTAATAAAGTTTTCCTGTAGCACATCCAGCATCACCGCCCGCGTCATGCGCGCAATCAGCGCCGCGATACGAAAACCCAGCGCCAGCGCGGGCAGCGTTAAATACCACAGATTGAGCAACGCATCGCCGCGGGTGGAGCTATACCCCACAACCGGAAACCAGCGCAGCTGCACGGCGAAAAAGAAAATCAGAAACAGGCCGAGTAAAAAACCGGGAACGGACATCCCCAGCGTCGCCAGCCACATGATGACGCGATCCAACAGCCGGTCATGCCGCCAGGCGCTGACAATCCCGCCGCCCAGCCCCAGGAGCAGCGCAATGCCCTGCGCATAAATCGCCAGCGCCAGCGTGGGTTGCAGGTGCTGAAGAAAAAGCGACAGTACGCTGGCGTTCATCAACAAAGAGTGGCCGAGATCGCCGCGCAACACCGCGCCGAACCAGGTGAAAAACTGCGCCGGCAGCGGTTTATCCAGCCCCATTTGCTGACGCAGCGCGGCGATATCCGCCGGGCTGGCGTCATTGCCCAGGATCACCAGCGCCGGATCGCCCGGCGCCAGATGCACCAGACAAAACACCACCACCGCCACCACGAACAGCACCGGCAGCAGCGCCAGCAGCCGGTGGAAAATATACCAACCCATTATCTTCCCCGCTTACTGCGCCGCGATGCTGACATTCCACAATACCGGCCCGATCAGGTCATAGTAGCCGCGGACACGGTGTTTGATCGCCACCGCGTCCGGCGTGGTGCGTCCCAGCACGATCACCGGCAGGTAAGTCCAGGTCTGTAAATGCAATTTATCCACCAGCGGTCTGGCCTCTTTCAGCGACGGCGCCTGTTTGATGGCGTCCAGCGTGTCGTCAATTTCCGGGCTATTAGTCAGGCCCGGAAACTTGGCGCGCGAATCGAGGAAGGGATACTGATGCAGCACCTGACGCATGGAAAACTCCAGCGCGCACAGATCGAAGGTAGACGGATCCTGACGGCGTTGCAGCACCGTGGCCCAGTCATAGACATCAAGGCGGGATTTCACCCCAATCTGTTTCAACACCTGCTGCGCCACAATCGCCAGGTTGTACAGCTCGGCGTACTCCTTGGTGGCGATGATCACCACCTCTTCGCCGTTATAGCCGGACGCCTTCACCAGTTGGCGCGCTTCGTCCAGCTTATGCTGGTTCCAGTACGGTTTGCCGGCTTCGCTGTACCAGTCCACCTGTTCGGGAAAACCCAGCGAGGAATCCTCCTTGAAAAAGCGCGGATCGCTATAGCCCGCCAGCAGCGCCTGATGCACATCCAGCGCCAGATTGAACGCCTGGCGCAGCCTAACATCGGCGAACGGCCCGCGGTTCTTGTTGAACAGATAGGTAATCAGCGATCCGCCCGCCGCCGGACGGTATAACTCAACATCGCGCGCGTTGTTAAGCGCATCGATATTGTCTTTCGGCAGGTCGAAAACAACGTCGTATTCGCCGGTCAGCGCGCCGGCCAGACGGGTGGACTCATCGGTGATATAGCGGAACCAGATATCCTTAAGGTCCGCTTTTTTCTGCCCCGATAGCCCGTCCGCCGGTTCGCTGCGCGAGACATAGCCGTCGTAGCGGGTGAGATGCAGATATTCGCCCTGTTTGAACTCCGCCAGCTTATAGGGACCGGTGCCGATCAGTTGGCTGACCGGCTTTTTACTGGCGTTCGCTTCGTCGATCAGCCGTTTGGGCATGATGGCGGCCAGATTCTTCAAATCGGCCAGCACATTGAGCGTAATCAGCGACGGCGTCTGCACCGTCAGCCGCACGGTGCGGTCGTCAACCTTGCTGAACTGCGCGCCCGGCAGGTTGGCCTTGCCCTGCGTCGACACCGCCAACCAGCGGTTCATCGAAGCCACCACGTCATCCGCCGTCAGCGGTTGGCCGTCATGAAAATGGATGCCCGCGCGCAACACAAAGGTGTAAACCTTACGATCGTCGCTGAGCGCGTAGCTTTCCACCAGCTCCGGCACCGGTTCGAACTTGGCGTTGATGGTGAACAATTGTTCGAAGATATGGCGCACCACATCCGTGGTGGCGCTATTGGTGGTCAGGTAAGGATCGAGAGTGCCCGGCCTTTTGCCGTAAGCGATATTCAGCGCGGCATCG
This window encodes:
- a CDS encoding ABC transporter permease encodes the protein MGWYIFHRLLALLPVLFVVAVVVFCLVHLAPGDPALVILGNDASPADIAALRQQMGLDKPLPAQFFTWFGAVLRGDLGHSLLMNASVLSLFLQHLQPTLALAIYAQGIALLLGLGGGIVSAWRHDRLLDRVIMWLATLGMSVPGFLLGLFLIFFFAVQLRWFPVVGYSSTRGDALLNLWYLTLPALALGFRIAALIARMTRAVMLDVLQENFIKTARAKGVPESAVLLRHTLKNGLLPVLTICGESFGSLVTGAIVIESVFGIPGVGSLVVDSIERRDFTVIQGAVLLITVSYVLINLAVDILSYLIDPRLSVTGNAS
- a CDS encoding ABC transporter ATP-binding protein → MSNHSQPATLLAVNELQVKFATGQGVVAPVRGVSFAVKQHETLGIIGESGCGKSVTAQALMGLLPPRYSHVSGEMTFNGQALRNLSPGELQRWRGSRMAMIFQDPLSSLNPVFSVGFQIEESLRLHTPLTRRQRQAEVLNLLHQVGIEDARRCAAAYPHEISGGMRQRVMIAMAIASRPSLLIADEPTTALDVTIQAQILALLEKVKADNGMGIILITHDLSVVAQLCQRVLVMYLGEVVEEADIITLFDNPRHPYTRALLQSVPRLDRARKTELPEIRGTVPALSVAITGCGFADRCPYAQARCREQRPALRALSERSSQRVRCWRAEEIEGLL
- a CDS encoding ABC transporter permease is translated as MKNFFSQRRFAAGGALLFIIVLFSLSGVWVSPFDPYSISPLTRLKPPDAVHWFGTDNFGRDLFVRVALAVRISLSVGAAVALAAGAIGTAIGLLCAWYRWLDLILMRICDGLFAFPSLLLAIAIVGILGPNISNVVLALSLVYVPSVARVIRAAALVIKEKNYIEALRAQGATGARIIWLHLLPNVISPLIVQVSWIFSVAILTEAALSFLGSGIPAPMPSLGNLLLEGKKVIFTAWWMTFFPGIAIVLLILALNIVGDALRDGSDRGLQPLTRRLLRQLKAEASGR
- a CDS encoding ABC transporter substrate-binding protein, translated to MKWFTFPAAALLLAACLPWGLTQAETVDRDAALNIAYGKRPGTLDPYLTTNSATTDVVRHIFEQLFTINAKFEPVPELVESYALSDDRKVYTFVLRAGIHFHDGQPLTADDVVASMNRWLAVSTQGKANLPGAQFSKVDDRTVRLTVQTPSLITLNVLADLKNLAAIMPKRLIDEANASKKPVSQLIGTGPYKLAEFKQGEYLHLTRYDGYVSRSEPADGLSGQKKADLKDIWFRYITDESTRLAGALTGEYDVVFDLPKDNIDALNNARDVELYRPAAGGSLITYLFNKNRGPFADVRLRQAFNLALDVHQALLAGYSDPRFFKEDSSLGFPEQVDWYSEAGKPYWNQHKLDEARQLVKASGYNGEEVVIIATKEYAELYNLAIVAQQVLKQIGVKSRLDVYDWATVLQRRQDPSTFDLCALEFSMRQVLHQYPFLDSRAKFPGLTNSPEIDDTLDAIKQAPSLKEARPLVDKLHLQTWTYLPVIVLGRTTPDAVAIKHRVRGYYDLIGPVLWNVSIAAQ